The following are from one region of the Myxococcales bacterium genome:
- a CDS encoding polysaccharide export protein, with protein MPKLVRPASVFSPRGRQTLDSFSFRRHHAGLTMAQMRLFLLLGATLLAGACQSGRPLAQNPDLAQLLPPDETMGIDDVFVVRVYGEEDLSGEFRISDDGTVDYPFAGRIQVVGLRSGEVQRLIADKLKDGYLKNPQVSVMVKEWNSRKIAVLGQVQKPGSVVYFPRMTIVDAIAAAGGFTPIAAKNKVTLRREAKGAVKSQTLPVADISEGRSPNVPLLPGDVLVVEERLF; from the coding sequence GTGCCGAAGCTCGTGCGGCCCGCCTCCGTGTTCTCTCCCCGGGGCAGGCAAACTCTTGATTCGTTTTCGTTCCGGCGTCATCATGCCGGACTGACCATGGCGCAGATGAGGCTTTTTCTCTTGCTGGGGGCGACCTTGCTAGCCGGCGCATGCCAATCGGGACGGCCTCTGGCTCAAAACCCTGATCTGGCCCAGTTGCTACCGCCGGACGAGACCATGGGCATCGACGATGTCTTCGTGGTCAGGGTCTACGGAGAAGAAGATCTGTCCGGGGAGTTCCGCATCTCGGATGATGGCACGGTGGACTATCCCTTCGCCGGACGCATTCAAGTGGTGGGGCTGCGCAGCGGCGAGGTGCAGAGGCTCATCGCCGACAAATTGAAAGACGGCTACCTGAAAAACCCGCAGGTCTCCGTCATGGTCAAGGAGTGGAACAGCCGCAAGATTGCGGTGTTGGGTCAGGTGCAAAAACCCGGCTCGGTGGTCTACTTCCCCCGCATGACGATCGTAGACGCGATAGCTGCCGCAGGTGGCTTCACCCCGATCGCAGCGAAGAACAAAGTGACCCTGAGGCGTGAGGCCAAGGGCGCCGTAAAGAGCCAAACGCTTCCCGTGGCCGATATCAGCGAAGGCCGCTCCCCCAACGTGCCGCTCTTGCCCGGAGACGTGCTCGTGGTGGAAGAGCGGCTGTTCTAG
- a CDS encoding outer membrane beta-barrel protein → MQSTQGLQQLGHDTSLGIAFLPQKANLGQMGGVKLSESSVLHAGVGLEAGYDTNVFFQNNNRVAAPVLRVVPFLELTNGERGGAMPTGLYYDLTATLLYREFLTDDDNAKQQRAFNPVLSALVDFNPNAPLNVSLTDQFARFEEPPYGAGTGNITRIYNMAGLQLSYAPGGGRLQMMLRYSNMVNVFETEALKYANHMGHDLTLDLSWRWLPKTSLFVQASQGYIDYFNPDDAPANLARQDSYPLRTLLGLRGLITNKLNLHVGVGYLNGFYTGSVQNTSGLSNLGAVAELSYAPTPLTKLMVGYRREFRNSPVIANFFDVDSPYVSFSANVATRMMLTAFARYEARRYRGSIVPGAEERKDNVVQAGAQADLFVANWFFLGASYIATVNDSNYQELFPNSAGFDYTKHLVLARLGVTY, encoded by the coding sequence ATGCAAAGCACCCAGGGCCTTCAGCAGCTCGGCCATGACACGAGCCTGGGCATCGCCTTCCTGCCGCAAAAGGCCAACTTGGGCCAAATGGGCGGCGTCAAACTGAGCGAAAGCTCGGTGCTGCACGCAGGCGTGGGCCTGGAAGCTGGCTACGACACCAACGTCTTTTTCCAGAACAACAACCGCGTGGCAGCACCCGTGCTGCGTGTGGTGCCTTTCCTCGAGCTGACGAACGGCGAGCGGGGTGGGGCCATGCCCACGGGTCTTTACTACGACCTCACGGCCACCCTGCTTTACCGCGAGTTCCTGACGGACGACGACAACGCCAAGCAACAGCGGGCCTTCAACCCCGTGCTTTCGGCCCTGGTTGATTTCAACCCGAACGCTCCTCTGAATGTATCGCTCACCGACCAGTTCGCCCGTTTTGAGGAACCGCCCTACGGCGCCGGCACGGGCAACATCACCCGTATCTACAACATGGCGGGCTTGCAGCTGAGCTACGCACCGGGCGGCGGCCGCCTGCAGATGATGCTGCGCTACTCGAACATGGTGAACGTGTTCGAGACCGAGGCCCTCAAGTACGCCAACCACATGGGGCACGACCTCACGCTCGACCTTTCGTGGCGCTGGCTGCCCAAGACCTCGCTGTTCGTACAGGCGTCGCAAGGCTACATCGATTACTTCAATCCCGATGACGCTCCGGCGAACCTGGCACGCCAGGATTCCTATCCCTTGCGTACTTTGCTGGGCTTGCGTGGCCTCATCACCAACAAGCTGAACCTCCACGTGGGCGTGGGCTACCTGAATGGCTTTTACACGGGCTCCGTGCAGAACACCTCGGGCCTCAGCAACCTGGGCGCCGTGGCCGAGCTAAGCTACGCCCCCACTCCTTTGACTAAATTGATGGTGGGATACCGGCGTGAGTTCCGTAACTCGCCGGTGATCGCGAACTTCTTCGACGTGGATTCTCCCTACGTCTCGTTCAGTGCCAACGTGGCCACCCGCATGATGCTCACGGCATTTGCCCGCTACGAAGCGCGCCGCTACCGGGGATCGATCGTACCCGGTGCCGAAGAGCGGAAAGACAACGTGGTTCAGGCCGGCGCACAGGCCGACCTCTTCGTGGCCAACTGGTTTTTCCTGGGCGCTTCGTACATCGCCACGGTCAACGACAGCAACTATCAAGAGCTCTTCCCCAACTCGGCGGGCTTCGACTACACGAAGCACCTCGTTCTTGCGCGCCTGGGTGTGACCTACTGA